Proteins encoded together in one Cicer arietinum cultivar CDC Frontier isolate Library 1 chromosome 4, Cicar.CDCFrontier_v2.0, whole genome shotgun sequence window:
- the LOC140919998 gene encoding uncharacterized protein, with protein MGTRNEGRINLQEKIKICRRLLSSIGITHVLHNPWVRCNNMMLSRLQCSIFESIAHSILWIDNTHTVWKDLENRFSQDDIFKISDIQDDLTRLQQGNLDIINYFTKLTSLWEQIDSFKPTRDCVCAIQCTCGDTTDLRKYKNQDRVIKFLKGLNEQFSNVRSQIMLLEPLPSLDKTFSLVLGQERQLNVQASSNSAPENQAMAMQVQNNHYNGGGRGTNNSNNRGKGRNNSGFGRGLYQNSNRICTHCGRTNHTVETCFLKHGYPPSFQQRHSRATFNTATASDSQDSSPADQEITDAFLTIIQDQYNQILQLLQNNLNVSSSTTSIQPSVVVQNNHLNSISSPLDKQVVYWVMGTGATHHITHNFVHFSTHVIVQPITMRLPNDQAITTNISGSIQISEHITLHDVYYLPNFHVNLIFVTKLVDSSKCYLTFTTDKCFILQNYPKKVIGTTDRHGYLYVFQDHANISLPIFRNSCNNTFSVSYSSILWHYRLGHISDSTHKCITSHFSFISYKFNNNLPCDICQFSKQRKLPYPIRTSQSSMIFDILHADIWGPYSISSISGHKYFLTLVEDYSRFTWINLRKFKSETRHHIINFISYIETQFSTKLKCLCTDNGTGFSMNEFFKSIGILHQRSCVECPQQNGIVERKYQHILNVVRSLSFQAHLPKNFWHFSIQHAIHLINRLPSPFINNKTPFTLLHNTPPTLLHLKCFGCLAYASTLNAHRTKFEPRARKIVFLGYRNDTKGYFLYDLHTNEFFVSRNVIFFEQLYHFSIVTNNTPTPIIPQIHSDTTDLEPLDSIHNHTNPTPHRDVNTNIDHPAQTTDHGQPVQISTIPYPLRH; from the coding sequence ATGGGCACGCGCAATGAAGGTCGTATTAATCtccaagaaaaaattaaaatttgtcgACGACTCCTTTCTTCAATCGGCATTACACATGTTCTTCACAATCCATGGGTTCGCTGCAACAATATGATGCTCTCTAGGTTGCAATGCTCGATTTTCGAAAGTATCGCTCATTCAATTCTTTGGATCGACAATACACACACAGTTTGGAAAGATCTAGAAAATCGATTCTCTCAAGAtgacattttcaaaatttcagatATCCAAGATGATCTCACAAGACTTCAGCAAGGTAACCTCGACATTATCAACTATTTCACCAAATTAACATCTTTATGGGAACAAATTGATTCGTTTAAACCCACTCGCGACTGCGTCTGCGCAATTCAATGCACTTGTGGGGATACTACTGACCTTAGAAAATATAAGAATCAAGATCGGGTCATAAAATTTCTCAAAGGTTTGAACGAACAATTTTCCAATGTTCGTTCTCAAATCATGCTTCTTGAGCCCCTCCCCTCTTTGGATAAAACATTTTCTTTAGTTCTTGGTCAAGAACGACAACTTAATGTTCAAGCATCCTCTAATTCTGCCCCTGAAAATCAAGCTATGGCCATGCAAgttcaaaataatcactataatGGAGGAGGAAGGGGAACCAATAATTCTAATAATCGAGGTAAAGGACGCAATAATTCTGGATTTGGTCGTGGTCTATATCAGAATTCTAATCGAATTTGTACTCATTGTGGTCGAACAAACCACACAGTGGAAACATGTTTTCTAAAACATGGTTATCCACCTAGTTTTCAACAACGACATTCTCGAGCAACCTTTAATACTGCAACTGCTTCAGATTCTCAAGATTCTTCTCCAGCTGATCAAGAGATCACCGACGCATTTCTTACTATTATTCAAGATCAGTATAATCAGATTCTTCAACTTCTCCAAAATAATCTTAATGTTTCTTCATCTACAACATCGATTCAGCCTTCTGTTGTTGttcaaaataatcatctcaATTCAATTTCCTCTCCACTAGATAAACAAGTTGTCTATTGGGTAATGGGTACAGGTGCTACTCATCACATAACTcataattttgttcatttttctaCTCATGTTATTGTTCAACCTATTACTATGAGATTACCTAATGATCAAGCTATTACTACTAACATATCTGGTTCTATACAAATATCTGAACATATTACTCTGCATGATGTATACTATCTTCCAAATTTTCATGTCAATTTGATCTTTGTAACAAAATTGGTTGACTCGTCTAAATGTTACCTTACCTTTACTACTGATAAATGCTTCATTTTGCAGAATTACCCCAAGAAAGTGATTGGTACAACTGATAGACATGGATATCTCTATGTCTTCCAAGATCATGCCAACATATCTCTCCCAATATTTAGAAATTcttgtaataatactttttcTGTTTCATATTCTTCCATTTTATGGCACTATAGATTAGGTCACATTTCTGATTCTACACACAAATGTATTACTTCacatttttctttcatttcttaCAAGTTTAATAACAATTTGCCTTGTGATATATGTCAATTTTCTAAACAAAGAAAGTTACCTTATCCTATTAGAACTAGTCAGTCCTCTATGATTTTTGATATTTTGCACGCTGACATTTGGGGTCCTTATTCTATTTCCTCTATTTCTggacataaatattttcttactcTTGTGGAGGACTATAGTAGATTTACTTGGATAAATTTGAGGAAATTTAAAAGTGAAACTAGACATCATATCATCAACTTTATTTCTTACattgaaacacaattttccaCTAAATTAAAGTGTTTATGCACTGATAATGGGACTGGATTTTCAATGAATGAGTTTTTCAAATCTATAGGAATCTTACACCAAAGGTCTTGTGTTGAGtgtcctcaacaaaatggaattgttgAAAGGAAATATCAACACATTCTCAATGTGGTCAGATCTCTCTCTTTTCAAGCTCACTTGCCTAAGAACTTTTGGCATTTTTCTATTCAACATGCTATTCATTTAATAAACAGGTTACCTTCTcctttcattaataataaaacTCCTTTTACTTTACTTCACAACACACCTCCTACTTTACTGCACCTCAAATGTTTTGGTTGTTTAGCTTATGCTTCCACTTTAAATGCTCATAGAACAAAATTTGAGCCACGTGCTAGAAAAATTGTCTTTTTGGGTTATAGGAATGATACTAAAGGATATTTCTTATATGATTTACATACtaatgaattttttgtttctagaaatgttatcttttttgaaCAGCTTTATCATTTCTCTATTGTTACAAATAATACTCCTACACCTATTATCCCTCAGATACATTCTGACACTACAGACCTTGAACCCCTTGATTCTATTCATAATCACACCAATCCAACCCCTCATCGTGATGTTAACACTAATATTGACCACCCTGCTCAAACCACTGATCATGGACAACCTGTTCAGATAAGTACCATACCTTATCCCCTTAGACACTAA